The DNA window GCGGCGGATGGACAAAAGACTAAGCCGGCGCCCTTCGGGCACGCCCTGGTCGAACTTGCGCGCAATCGCTCCGATGTGATCGGCATGACGGCCGATCTCGGCAAATATACCGACCTGCATATTTTCGCGAAGGAGTTTCCTGATCGCTTCTACCAGATGGGCATGGCCGAACAGCTTTTGTTCGGTGCAGCTTCCGGGTTGGCGGCTGAGGGGTTCACGCCATTCGCGACGACTTATGCGGTATTCGCATCCCGGCGCGCCTACGATTTCATCCACCAGACGATTGCTGAGGAAGACCGCAATGTGAAGATCGTGTGCGCGCTGCCCGGCCTGACGTCTGGCTATGGACCGAGCCACCAGGCGGCGGAGGATCTTGCGCTGTTCCGGGCCATGCCGAACATGACGGTGATCGATCCCTGCGATGCGCTCGAGATCGAACAGATCGTGCCTGCCATCGCTGCCCATCGAGGGCCGGTCTATATGCGCCTCCTTCGCGGCCAGGTACCCGTAGTCCTTGATGAGTACGACTATAAATTCGAGCTTGGAAAGGCGAAGCTGATCCGCAGCGGCAAAGACGTCCTGATCATCTCGTCTGGCATCATGACGATGCGCGCGCTCGAAGCAGTCAAGATCCTTGCAGATGATCGCGTGCAGGCAGCGGTGTTGCATGTCCCCACGATCAAGCCGCTCGACGCAGAAACGATCCTCCGCGAAGCCTGCCAGCCCGGTCGGCTGGTCGTTGTCGCCGAGAACCACAGCGAGATCGGTGGCCTGGGCGAGGCGGTTGCCGCGCTGCTGATGCGCTCAGGCACCCATCCGGCTTTCCGGCAGATTGCTCTGCCCGACGAGTTTCTCGCCGCCGGTGCACTTCCGACATTGCACGATCGTTACGGCCTCTCCACCAGCGCGGTCACGGCGGCAATCAAGAGCTGGCTCTGAATTCATCTCATCTCGTTCCTGAACAAGGGTGCATCGGGTCAAGCTGCGAAAGGATACGATATGAAGACCATCGCTTTCGTCGGGCTCGGCGCAATGGGTCGGCCCATGGCTCGAAACCTCATCAGGGCCGGGTACGCCGTCCAGGGCTATGACGTGAATCCTGCTGGTCTTGAGGACCTAAAGGCCGCCGGCGGCGTGCCGGCCGGCTCCGCCAAAGAGGCCTTCGCAGGTGCCGGCGCAATTGTGTTGATGGTCGTCAATGCCGCCCAGGCCGAGGCAATACTGTTCTCGAATGGGGCGCTTGAAGCGGCGCCGGCCGAAGCAATCGTTTGCCTCATGGCGACCTGTCCACCGAAGCAGGTCCAGGCCATCGCTGAACGCATCGCGATCACCGGACGGCGTTTCGTCGATTCTCCCGTCTCCGGCGGCGTCGTCGGCGCTACCGCCGGCAGCCTCACGATCATGGCCGCAGCGCCCAAGGACTTGTTCGAGTCGGTACAGCCCATGCTCGAGGCGATGGGCAGCCGCACCCTGCGCGTCGGGGATAAGCCCGGACAGGGCGCCACCGTGAAGACGGTAAACCAGCTTCTCTGCGGCGTTCATATCGTGGTTGCGGCGGAGGCACTCTCCCTGGCCGAGAAGATCGGGGTCGATACCAAGTCGATGCTCGACATCCTGGTCGGCACATCCGCCGGAAGCTGGATGTTGAAGGACCGTGGTTCCCGCATGATTGAAGCCGATCCAGAGGTGACGAGCGCGGTCGACATCTTCGTCAAGGATCTCGGCATTGTGCTCGAAGCTGGCCGCGAGACGAAGGCAGCGCTGCCGATGACCGCGCTGGCCTACCAGCTTTTCAATTCGACCTCCGGCCGCGGCGAAGGTCTCGCAGATGACAGCCAGGTTATCCGCGCCTACCGCGCCCTTAATGGGACCACCTAGCAGCCCGCATCAAAACACAAGACAGGAGGAAACGATCATGACGACCCGCTGTAAGCCGACGCGCCGCGCCCTGCTGGCGGGCGCCGCTGCCTTCCCCTTGCTCACTATGCTCAAATGGCCCGCAAGCGCAGCCGAGTTCGATCTCAAATACGCCACCGGGCAGGACCCGAGCCATCCGGTCAACCTCCGTGCGCAGGAAGCGCTGACCCGAATCCGCGAGGCGACCTCGGGCCGGGTAGACATCAAGCTCTTTCCGGCGAACCAGCTCGGCTCCGACACGGACCTACTCACGCAGGTCCGGAACGGCTCGATCGAGTTCTTCAACCTGTCATCGCTCATCCTGGCGACTCTCGTGCCCATCTCGGGGATCACCAGCGTCGGCTTTGCGTTCAAGAACTACGACGAGGTTTGGGGAGCCATGGACGGTCCACTCGGCGACCACGTCCGTTCCGAGATCGCGAAAACGCCGATCTTCACGGTCTCGAAGATATGGGACAATGGCTTCCGCCACGTGACATCATCGACCCGCGAAATCAGGGGCCCGGCAGACCTGAAGGGCTTCAAGCTGCGCGTGCCGCCAGCGCCTGCTCTAACTTCACTGTTCAAGGCATTAGACGCCTCACCCACGCCAATCAACTTCAACGAAGTCTACACCTCGCTTCAGACCAAGGTGGTGGAGGGACAGGAGAACCCCCTTGCCATTATCGCGACGACACGGCTCTATGAAGTCCAGAAGACCTGCAGCCTGACGGCGCATGTCTGGGACGGCTATTGGGTGCTTGGCAACAAACGCGCTTTCGCTAAGCTACCGGCCGACTTACAAGCAATTATCACCCGCGAACTCGACAAGTCGGCGGGCGACCAGCGGGCCGATATCGCCAAGCTGAGTGACACCCTGAAGGCGGACCTGAAGGCCAAGGGCATCACGTTCATCGATGTCCAACAAGACGACTTCCGGAAGGCGCTCGCCGGCACAAATTTCTATGCTGAGTGGAAGCAGAAATACGGCCCTACTGCCTGGGGCCTTATGGAGAAGGTCTCCGGTAAACTCGGCTGACCAGGCAAACCGCACGCACGCCTTGGGTCTTCAAGACGCGAGCGGGTCCGTTTTTTAATGGAGAAAGCAGTCATCGCCCTAGGAAGTAACAATGAGCGGGAGGAATAGGCCATGAACATTGTCAGTGAGACAAGCGACATTTCGCATTGGGGTGCCGAAGCAGAGCAAGGCAAACCGATTCCGTGGCTCGATCGGCTCAATGACATCGTCGGCATGTTGGTTGAATTTCCGGCCGCGCTGCTGGTCGCGGCTGAGGTCGTTGTGCTCCTCATGGGCGTGATCTGGCGCTACGTTCTGCAAACGCCGCTTGTCTGGTCGGACGAACTCGCCTC is part of the Bradyrhizobium erythrophlei genome and encodes:
- a CDS encoding TRAP transporter substrate-binding protein is translated as MTTRCKPTRRALLAGAAAFPLLTMLKWPASAAEFDLKYATGQDPSHPVNLRAQEALTRIREATSGRVDIKLFPANQLGSDTDLLTQVRNGSIEFFNLSSLILATLVPISGITSVGFAFKNYDEVWGAMDGPLGDHVRSEIAKTPIFTVSKIWDNGFRHVTSSTREIRGPADLKGFKLRVPPAPALTSLFKALDASPTPINFNEVYTSLQTKVVEGQENPLAIIATTRLYEVQKTCSLTAHVWDGYWVLGNKRAFAKLPADLQAIITRELDKSAGDQRADIAKLSDTLKADLKAKGITFIDVQQDDFRKALAGTNFYAEWKQKYGPTAWGLMEKVSGKLG
- a CDS encoding NAD(P)-dependent oxidoreductase; the protein is MKTIAFVGLGAMGRPMARNLIRAGYAVQGYDVNPAGLEDLKAAGGVPAGSAKEAFAGAGAIVLMVVNAAQAEAILFSNGALEAAPAEAIVCLMATCPPKQVQAIAERIAITGRRFVDSPVSGGVVGATAGSLTIMAAAPKDLFESVQPMLEAMGSRTLRVGDKPGQGATVKTVNQLLCGVHIVVAAEALSLAEKIGVDTKSMLDILVGTSAGSWMLKDRGSRMIEADPEVTSAVDIFVKDLGIVLEAGRETKAALPMTALAYQLFNSTSGRGEGLADDSQVIRAYRALNGTT
- a CDS encoding transketolase family protein; this encodes MKSATSTPSGKPRLTTSAMIASIAADGQKTKPAPFGHALVELARNRSDVIGMTADLGKYTDLHIFAKEFPDRFYQMGMAEQLLFGAASGLAAEGFTPFATTYAVFASRRAYDFIHQTIAEEDRNVKIVCALPGLTSGYGPSHQAAEDLALFRAMPNMTVIDPCDALEIEQIVPAIAAHRGPVYMRLLRGQVPVVLDEYDYKFELGKAKLIRSGKDVLIISSGIMTMRALEAVKILADDRVQAAVLHVPTIKPLDAETILREACQPGRLVVVAENHSEIGGLGEAVAALLMRSGTHPAFRQIALPDEFLAAGALPTLHDRYGLSTSAVTAAIKSWL